The following are encoded together in the Juglans microcarpa x Juglans regia isolate MS1-56 chromosome 2D, Jm3101_v1.0, whole genome shotgun sequence genome:
- the LOC121248280 gene encoding LOW QUALITY PROTEIN: monocopper oxidase-like protein SKS1 (The sequence of the model RefSeq protein was modified relative to this genomic sequence to represent the inferred CDS: inserted 1 base in 1 codon), with product MILFDHVKRHQISEEFALLFSARSHRPKSTSMARFGLSLFSLVHIALIPSLCFSADPYVFYDLHVSYITASPLGVPQQVIAVNGKFPGPVINSTTNNNVVVNVRNDLDEDLLMTWSGIQMRRNSWQDGILGTNCPIHPKWNWTYQFQVKDQIGSFFYFPSLQFQRASGGFGPFIINNRDIIQIPFAQPDGXIIIMIGDWFTRNHSALRSVLDAGEDLGMPDGVLINGKGPYRYNTTLVPDGIQYESIGVDPGKTYRLRVHNVGISTCLNFRIQNHFLILAETEGHYTVQQNFTDVDIHVGQSYSFLVTMDQNASSDYYIVASARFVNESLWHRVTGVAILHYSNSKGPATGPLPDPPNDFYDKSRPVNQALSIRQNVSASGARPNPQGSFHYGSINVTDTYVMKIVPPVKINGTLRATLNGISFVNPETPIRLADQYKVKGEYKLDFPNKPLNRTPRIDTSVINATYKGFIEVIFQNNDTVVQSIHMDGYSFFMVGMDFGEWTEEKRDRYNKWDAISRSTTQVFPGGWTAVLVSLDNPGAWNIRAENLDRWYLGQETYMRIVNPEENGETEMAAPGNVLYCGALQHLAKNQTNSAVSILRGSSKLFFNLLVAFFPLITIFS from the exons ATGATACTCTTTGATCATGTAAAACGCCACCAAATCTCAGAGGAATTTGCTCTGCTCTTCTCTGCGCGCTCGCATAGACCCAAGAGTACATCAATGGCTCGTTTTGGCCTCTCCCTGTTTTCTTTAGTCCACATTGCTCTTATTCCGAGCCTCTGTTTTTCGGCTGACCCCTACGTTTTCTATGACCTGCATGTCTCTTACATCACTGCCTCCCCTCTTGGCGTTCCTCAACAG GTTATAGCAGTAAATGGGAAGTTTCCGGGTCCAGTAATCAACTCTACTACTAATAACAATGTTGTTGTCAATGTACGGAATGATTTGGATGAAGACCTGCTAATGACCTG GTCTGGAATTCAAATGCGGCGTAATTCATGGCAGGATGGTATTCTGGGCACAAATTGTCCAATTCACCCCAAATGGAATTGGACATATCAGTTTCAAGTCAAGGATCAAATTGGGAGCTTTTTCTACTTCCCGTCCCTCCAGTTTCAGAGAGCATCTGGTGGCTTTGGTCCTTTCATTATTAATAATCGGGATATAATTCAGATTCCTTTTGCTCAGCCAGATG ACATCATCATTATGATTGGTGACTGGTTTACCCGGAACCATTCG GCGCTGCGGTCTGTCCTTGATGCTGGAGAAGACCTTGGGATGCCTGATGGAGTTCTTATCAATGGTAAGGGACCTTACCGATACAATACCACTCTTGTACCTGATGGCATCCAGTATGAATCCATTGGAGTCGATCCAG GCAAAACATATCGACTCCGTGTGCACAATGTTGGAATTTCGACTTGTTTAAACTTCAGAATTCAAAACCATTTTCTGATTCTCGCGGAAACGGAAGGACATTATACAGTGCAACAAAATTTTACTGACGTAGATATTCATGTTGGgcaatcttattcttttttggtCACCATGGATCAGAATGCAAGTTCTGATTACTACATCGTTGCAAGTGCTAGGTTTGTGAATGAATCACTTTGGCATAGAGTGACCGGTGTTGCCATTTTACACTACTCCAATTCTAAAGGGCCAGCAACCGGTCCTCTACCCGATCCACCAAATGACTTTTATGACAAGTCAAGGCCAGTAAACCAGGCACTAAGCATCAG GCAAAATGTATCTGCAAGTGGAGCTCGCCCTAATCCACAGGGATCTTTCCACTACGGTTCAATTAATGTGACAGACACATATGTGATGAAAATTGTGCCACCAGTAAAGATCAATGGGACACTTCGAGCGACACTCAATGGGATCTCATTTGTTAACCCTGAGACACCAATCAGGCTTGCTGACCAGTATAAAGTGAAGGGAGAGTATAAGCTTGATTTCCCCAATAAGCCACTTAACAGAACCCCCCGGATAGACACATCTGTTATTAATGCTACTTACAAGGGCTTCATAGAAGTGATATTTCAGAACAATGACACTGTTGTGCAGAGTATTCATATGGATGGCTATTCATTTTTTATGGTCGG GATGGACTTCGGTGAGTGgacagaagaaaaaagagatagaTACAACAAGTGGGATGCAATTTCTCGCTCCACTACGCAG GTTTTCCCTGGTGGTTGGACAGCAGTCCTTGTCTCTCTTGACAATCCTGGAGCATGGAACATTAGAGCAGAAAATCTTGATAGATGGTATCTAGGCCAAGAAACTTACATGAGAATTGTCAATCCTGAAGAAAATGGTGAAACGGAGATGGCTGCACCTGGCAATGTTTTATACTGCGGTGCCCTTCAGCACTTAGCGAA GAATCAGACCAACTCTGCGGTATCAATTCTAAGGGGAAGCTCAAAGCTGTTTTTTAATCTGCTGGTGGCATTCTTTCCTCTGATTACCATTTTTAGCTAA
- the LOC121248273 gene encoding acid beta-fructofuranosidase 1, vacuolar-like produces the protein MGGSSTIPSHTRISTTTSDLEHAAYAPLPGHSSPASPRRPLKGFAGIIASVIFLLALVALILDQSEEPLDKPGKDEAPTLTSNATSFSNISGPEPRGVAQGVSAKSNPSFSGHELSYNWTNAMFSWQRTAFHFQPEKNWMNDPDGPLYHKGWYHLFYQYNPDSAVWGNITWGHAVSTDLIHWLYLPIAMVPDSWFDWNGVWTGSATILPDGQIVVLYTGDTDNYVQVQNLAYPANLSDPLLLDWVKYSGNPVLVPPTGIAPKDFRDPTTAWLGPDGKWRLTIGSKVNTTGISLVYTTTNFTDYELLDTVLHAVPGTGMWECVDFYPVSINGTKGLDTSAGGPGVKHVLKASLDNTKLDYYALGTYFAENDTWVPDDPEQDVGIGLRYDYGRYYASKTFYDPVKERRILWGWINETDTENDDLAKGWASVQTIPRTVLYDNNTGTNILQWPVEELESLRLNSTDFDGVVVKPGSVVELDIASATQLDILVEFEIESLGLEETNEVNGLCGSGATDRSSFGPFGLLVIADETLSELTPIYFRLANSSDGSLETYFCADERRSSKASDVFKQVYGSSVPVLDGETLSMRILVDHSIVESFAQGGRRVITSRLYPTEAIYGAARLFLFNNATGVNVKATLKIWQLNYAFIHPFPLDQMH, from the exons ATGGGCGGTAGTAGTACCATACCTTCCCACACCAGAATCAGTACTACTACTTCTGATCTTGAACATGCCGCTTACGCTCCCTTACCTGGCCACTCCTCTCCAGCGAGTCCCCGGAGACCTTTAAAGGGTTTCGCCGGGATCATTGCCTCCGTCATTTTTCTCCTGGCATTGGTCGCATTAATCCTTGACCAAAGCGAAGAACCCTTGGATAAACCCGGAAAGGATGAGGCACCTACATTGACGTCCAACGCTACGTCTTTTTCCAACATTTCGGGACCGGAGCCTAGGGGAGTCGCACAAGGCGTGTCCGCCAAATCCAACCCGTCATTTTCCGGCCATGAACTTTCGTACAACTGGACAAACGCTATGTTTTCTTGGCAGAGAACTGCCTTCCATTTTCAACCCGAAAAGAACTGGATGAATG ATCCTGATG GTCCCCTGTATCACAAGGGATGGTACCATCTATTTTACCAATACAACCCGGATTCGGCTGTGTGGGGCAACATCACATGGGGTCACGCCGTCTCCACCGATCTCATCCACTGGCTCTATCTCCCCATCGCCATGGTTCCCGACAGCTGGTTCGATTGGAACGGCGTCTGGACTGGCTCCGCCACCATCCTTCCCGACGGCCAGATCGTTGTGCTTTATACCGGAGACACCGATAATTACGTCCAGGTTCAAAACCTTGCCTACCCTGCCAACCTTTCCGATCCTCTACTCTTGGATTGGGTCAAGTACTCCGGTAACCCAGTCTTGGTCCCCCCTACCGGCATTGCCCCCAAAGATTTCCGAGACCCGACTACCGCCTGGCTTGGACCCGACGGGAAGTGGCGGCTCACTATCGGGTCCAAGGTCAATACGACGGGCATTTCGCTTGTGTACACGACCACGAACTTCACCGACTATGAGCTGTTGGATACTGTGTTGCATGCCGTCCCCGGTACGGGCATGTGGGAGTGCGTGGATTTTTACCCGGTCTCGATCAATGGGACGAAAGGTTTGGATACGTCGGCGGGCGGCCCGGGAGTTAAGCACGTGTTGAAGGCTAGTTTGGATAATACCAAGTTGGATTACTATGCACTCGGAACTTACTTTGCAGAGAACGATACGTGGGTGCCCGATGACCCGGAACAGGATGTGGGTATCGGGTTGCGATATGACTATGGGAGGTACTATGCATCGAAGACATTTTATGACCCGGTGAAGGAGAGGCGGATCCTATGGGGTTGGATCAATGAAACCGATACTGAAAATGACGACCTGGCAAAGGGTTGGGCGTCTGTTCAG ACCATTCCAAGAACTGTGTTGTATGACAATAATACTGGAACCAATATTCTTCAATGGCCCGTGGAAGAGTTAGAGAGCCTGAGACTGAACAGCACAGATTTTGATGGGGTGGTGGTAAAACCTGGATCGGTTGTGGAGCTAGACATCGCCTCAGCCACTCAG TTAGACATTCTCGTTGAGTTTGAAATAGAATCATTAGGATTGGAGGAGACGAACGAAGTCAATGGACTTTGTGGAAGTGGTGCCACTGACAGAAGCAGTTTCGGGCCATTTGGGCTTTTAGTTATTGCtgatgaaacactttctgaaCTAACCCCTATATATTTCCGCCTTGCCAATTCAAGTGATGGCAGTCTTGAGACTTACTTCTGCGCGGATGAAAGAAG GTCTTCAAAGGCTTCTGATGTTTTCAAACAAGTTTACGGAAGTTCAGTTCCGGTGCTTGACGGTGAAACTTTGTCGATGAGAATTTTG GTTGACCATTCAATTGTGGAAAGCTTTGCTCAAGGAGGGAGGAGAGTGATCACATCTCGTCTTTATCCAACAGAAGCAATTTACGGAGCAGCtagattatttttgttcaacAATGCAACTGGAGTGAATGTCAAGGCCACGCTTAAGATATGGCAGCTGAATTATGCTTTTATTCACCCTTTCCCCTTGGATCAGATGCATTGA
- the LOC121248330 gene encoding NAC domain-containing protein 7-like: MNTFSHVPPGFRFHPTDEELVHYYLRKKVTSRRIDLDVIKDVDLYRIEPWDLEELCRIGTEEQNEWYFFSHKDKKYPTGTRTNRATAAGFWKATGRDKAIYSKHDLIGMRKTLVFYKGRAPNGQKSDWIMHEYRLETEENGTPQEEGWVVCRVFKKRITTVRKVSDHESSWYDDQASYMPDLDSPKQNSQSNNMVFQQPPYPCKKELDHLPYHIHPHEHFLQLPLLESPKLLHQPAATLSSNNCLAAFGIDINQATTVQSSSISQEEQNFHPVYSNNCINEQAVDQVTDWRVLDKFVASQLSQDHDHHHVSKENSYTNAANNNNIFQASGNTTALLVRHLEKQEMVLEKSSLSTSDCQIGLWK, from the exons ATGAATACTTTTTCGCATGTTCCCCCTGGTTTTCGGTTTCATCCAACCGATGAAGAACTTGTTCATTATTACCTTAGGAAGAAAGTCACCTCACGAAGGATTGATCTAGATGTCATTAAAGATGTTGACCTCTATAGAATTGAGCCTTGGGATCTTGAAG agCTATGCAGGATAGGAACAGAAGAACAAAATGAGTGGTACTTTTTTAGCCATAAAGATAAGAAGTATCCAACAGGAACTCGGACAAATAGAGCCACAGCAGCAGGATTTTGGAAAGCGACAGGAAGAGACAAGGCAATATACTCTAAGCATGATTTAATCGGAATGAGAAAGACCTTAGTCTTTTACAAAGGTCGTGCCCCAAATGGACAAAAATCAGACTGGATAATGCATGAGTACCGACTAGAAACAGAGGAAAACGGGACTCCACAG GAAGAAGGTTGGGTTGTCTGTAGGGTATTCAAGAAAAGGATAACAACCGTGCGTAAAGTGAGCGACCACGAATCGTCTTGGTACGATGATCAAGCCTCATATATGCCGGACTTGGACTCACCTAAGCAGAATTCACAGTCCAATAATATGGTGTTCCAGCAGCCACCTTATCCATGCAAGAAAGAGCTTGATCATTTGCCCTACCACATTCATCCCCACGAACACTTCCTCCAGCTCCCACTTCTAGAGAGCCCAAAGTTGCTCCACCAACCAGCTGCCACTTTAAGCTCCAATAACTGTTTGGCAGCGTTTGGAATAGACATAAACCAGGCCACCACTGTGCAGTCCTCATCAATCTCCCAAGAAGAGCAAAACTTCCATCCTGTTTATAGTAATAATTGCATTAACGAGCAAGCGGTGGATCAAGTCACAGATTGGAGAGTCCTTGACAAGTTTGTTGCTTCTCAACTCAGCcaagatcatgatcatcatcatgtatcCAAGGAAAATAGCTACACAAATGCtgccaacaacaacaatatctTTCAAGCATCGGGCAACACGACTGCTCTACTCGTCAGACATTTGGAAAAGCAGGAAATGGTGCTGGAAAAGTCCTCTTTGTCAACATCTGATTGTCAAATTGGGTTGTGGAAATGA